Sequence from the Malaciobacter pacificus genome:
TACTTCACCTCAGGAGTTAAATCTCCACTATTTAGATTTTCACCAATTAATATATCTCACATTTATATTCAATTTTAAATACAATTCCTTGACATTTTTAAATAATGATTATAAAATATAAATTATATTTAAAATTGAATACAAAGGTTTTTTATGCAAACTCCATTTCCTTTTGAAACAATTGCTCCTAAAGAGTTTTTTTATGGAAGACAAAAAGAGCTAGAGGAACTAAAGTCTCATGTAAAAACTTGTTCAAATGTTCTACTTTTTTCTAAAAGAAGAATGGGAAAAAGCACCCTAATAAAAAATCTATTTGAGGAAATAGATAAAGATTATACTGTAATCTATATTGATATTTATAATATTATTACAGCAGAGGATTTTGGTAAACTATTGTTAAATGGCATAACAAAAAGTCAAAAAGGTGATATAAAATCATCTATACTAAAACTTACACAATTCTTTAAAAGAACAAAAGTAGAACCAACATTTGACCCGCAAAGTGGAGAAATGGGAATAAGAGCAGTTACAACAGCTTTGAGTTTTGATGAACTTATGGAAGACTCTTTTAATGCTTTGTTTAAATTAGCAAAAGAGAAAAATGTAATTTTAGCAATAGATGAATTTCAACAAATTGCAGATATTAAAAATGTAAAAATAGATGCCATTTTAAGAAAATATATGCAAGAAGCAAAAAATATATCTTATATATTTTTAGGTTCAAAAAGAAATATCT
This genomic interval carries:
- a CDS encoding AAA family ATPase, encoding MQTPFPFETIAPKEFFYGRQKELEELKSHVKTCSNVLLFSKRRMGKSTLIKNLFEEIDKDYTVIYIDIYNIITAEDFGKLLLNGITKSQKGDIKSSILKLTQFFKRTKVEPTFDPQSGEMGIRAVTTALSFDELMEDSFNALFKLAKEKNVILAIDEFQQIADIKNVKIDAILRKYMQEAKNISYIFLGSKRNILNSLFAYKSPLYAMATPMSLQPLQLDDIYNYSKKHLNISKEIVEYIYNLSAKETKLIQMILHRIYVEKDNIEKIDENLVDKILETILISKNDHYKSLFEFFSTNQKKAFKLLAKHERELFHEKILREENISRPSMQSSLNQLFAKEFIDKEDGEYFIPDRAFELWAKKKL